The bacterium genome includes a region encoding these proteins:
- a CDS encoding ABC transporter ATP-binding protein encodes MIATAAGRARGAPSTTVLEVRDLSVDYLSDKGPVRAVDSVSLDLDRGEFLGIVGESGCGKSTLLFAIARLLSPPAMITAGTVRFAGRDMVSLSESELRHLRWRDYSVVMQSAMNALNPVMTIGAQLRDAIEAHERLPAKTISERSEQVMRLVGIDPMHLGSYPHQLSGGMRQRAMIAMALVFTPELVIMDEPTSALDVVAQRSLMLQIKDLQRRIGFAAVFVTHDMSLVSHFSDRLAVMYAGQVVEIGDTRAVFADPKHPYTQGLMQSFPSISGPKQRLVGIAGSPPELSHPPSGCRFHTRCPSVMPRCLSDEPPFYVREHDLVRCHLYADDP; translated from the coding sequence ATGATCGCGACGGCAGCCGGGCGAGCGCGAGGCGCCCCGTCCACCACCGTGCTCGAGGTCCGGGACCTGAGCGTCGACTACCTCAGTGACAAGGGCCCGGTTCGCGCCGTGGACAGCGTGTCCCTCGACCTCGATCGGGGCGAGTTCCTGGGCATCGTCGGTGAGTCGGGATGCGGCAAATCAACCCTGCTGTTCGCCATCGCGCGCCTGTTGAGCCCGCCGGCGATGATCACCGCGGGAACCGTCCGGTTTGCCGGCCGGGACATGGTCTCGCTCAGTGAATCCGAGCTGCGACACCTCCGCTGGCGCGACTACTCCGTCGTGATGCAGAGCGCGATGAACGCCCTCAACCCCGTGATGACGATCGGGGCGCAGCTGCGGGACGCCATCGAAGCGCACGAACGGTTGCCCGCGAAGACGATCAGCGAGCGATCTGAGCAGGTGATGCGGCTCGTGGGGATCGATCCCATGCACCTGGGCAGCTATCCGCACCAGCTCAGCGGCGGCATGCGCCAGAGAGCCATGATCGCGATGGCCCTGGTCTTCACGCCCGAGCTCGTGATCATGGACGAGCCGACCTCGGCGCTCGACGTCGTCGCGCAGCGATCGCTGATGCTGCAGATCAAAGACCTGCAGCGACGGATCGGGTTTGCGGCGGTGTTCGTCACCCACGACATGTCGCTGGTGAGCCATTTCTCCGATCGGCTCGCCGTCATGTACGCCGGCCAGGTCGTCGAGATCGGGGACACTCGGGCCGTTTTCGCCGACCCGAAGCATCCGTACACGCAAGGCCTGATGCAATCCTTTCCCTCGATCAGCGGGCCGAAGCAGCGGCTGGTGGGCATCGCCGGCAGCCCGCCGGAGCTCTCACATCCGCCTTCAGGTTGCCGCTTCCACACGCGATGCCCATCGGTGATGCCCCGATGCCTCTCCGACGAGCCGCCCTTCTACGTCCGTGAGCACGACCTTGTCCGCTGCCACCTGTACGCCGATGACCCCTGA
- a CDS encoding ABC transporter permease — translation MSVRMIAGQTPARSPIGPSRSRVLAGLARALLSNRKAMTGAILLAGFALVAIFAGSIAPYDPHSLAFGQILGPSREHLLGTTGNGEDIFSQLVWGTRQSLFLAVAAGVMATLISVLVGVSAAYLGGLWDHALNLFTDVFLVIPTLPLMIVVAAYAKSGGVAVLIAVIVVTGWSYGARQLRSQALSLRNREFLEAARVRGERSLYIIVFEVLPTMTSLIVAIFLGAALYAVLAAAGLQFIGLGDTYDLSWGTMLHWAENNGALLAGSPLWVLAPGVCIACLGAAFALLNYAFDEISNPALRPVRRRR, via the coding sequence ATGAGCGTCCGCATGATCGCCGGCCAGACCCCGGCCCGATCGCCGATCGGCCCGAGCCGCTCCCGGGTTCTGGCCGGCCTGGCCCGCGCGCTGCTGTCGAACCGCAAGGCGATGACCGGCGCGATCCTGCTCGCGGGCTTCGCGCTGGTGGCGATCTTCGCCGGCTCCATCGCCCCATATGACCCGCACTCCCTTGCTTTCGGGCAGATACTCGGTCCCTCGCGCGAGCACCTGCTCGGCACCACGGGTAACGGTGAGGACATCTTCTCGCAGCTCGTCTGGGGAACCAGGCAGTCGCTCTTCCTTGCCGTCGCCGCGGGCGTCATGGCGACTTTGATCTCAGTCCTCGTCGGTGTGTCGGCCGCTTACCTGGGCGGGCTGTGGGACCACGCGCTGAACCTGTTCACCGACGTCTTCCTGGTCATCCCGACGCTGCCCTTGATGATCGTGGTCGCCGCCTATGCGAAAAGCGGCGGGGTGGCGGTGCTGATCGCGGTGATCGTCGTCACCGGCTGGTCGTACGGCGCGCGGCAGCTGAGGTCGCAGGCGTTGTCTCTACGCAATCGCGAATTCCTGGAGGCGGCGCGGGTCCGAGGTGAGCGCAGTCTCTACATCATCGTCTTCGAAGTCCTGCCGACGATGACTTCGCTGATCGTCGCGATCTTCCTGGGCGCCGCCCTCTACGCGGTGCTGGCGGCCGCCGGGCTCCAGTTCATCGGCCTCGGCGACACCTACGACCTCAGCTGGGGCACCATGCTGCACTGGGCGGAGAACAACGGCGCGCTCCTGGCGGGCTCTCCGCTGTGGGTGCTGGCGCCGGGCGTCTGCATCGCCTGCCTCGGGGCGGCGTTCGCGCTCCTCAACTACGCGTTTGACGAGATCAGCAACCCAGCGCTGCGGCCGGTCAGGAGGAGGCGATGA
- a CDS encoding ABC transporter permease, which translates to MSYLVRRLEFFVITLWAALTINFLLPRFMPGNPAEAMLVRFHGRANPQAVKTMEIAFGIHTDQNALQQYLQYLGNTLQGNFGTSLTFFPSSVGKVIMLGLPWTVGLVGTATVIAFVLGTLVGMLSAWRRGGFLDAILPPVFIVISAFPYFWIGMLCLLLFSITWPWFPLGFGYQVDSSINLSWAFAGDVIWHAFLPALTIVVTSIGGWILTMRNTMITTLAEDYVKMARAKGLSPIRIMLMYAGRNAILPNLTGFAMSLGFVISGAILVEIVFNYPGLGFMLLQAVNNEDFALMQALFLLITVAVLVAVLAADMLTAWLDPRTREAA; encoded by the coding sequence ATGAGCTACCTCGTGCGGCGGCTCGAGTTTTTCGTCATCACGCTGTGGGCCGCGCTCACGATCAACTTCCTCCTCCCGCGATTCATGCCCGGCAACCCAGCCGAGGCGATGCTGGTCCGATTCCACGGCCGTGCGAACCCTCAGGCGGTCAAGACCATGGAGATCGCATTCGGCATCCACACCGATCAGAACGCTTTGCAGCAGTACCTGCAGTACCTCGGCAACACGCTCCAGGGCAACTTCGGCACCTCGCTCACGTTCTTCCCGTCGTCGGTGGGCAAGGTGATCATGCTGGGCCTGCCCTGGACCGTCGGCCTGGTCGGCACGGCGACGGTCATCGCTTTCGTCCTCGGGACCCTCGTCGGCATGCTCAGCGCCTGGCGGCGGGGCGGTTTTCTCGACGCCATCCTCCCGCCGGTTTTCATCGTCATCTCCGCCTTTCCCTATTTCTGGATCGGCATGCTCTGCCTGCTGCTCTTCTCCATCACGTGGCCGTGGTTCCCCCTGGGCTTCGGCTACCAGGTGGACTCGTCGATCAACCTGTCGTGGGCATTCGCCGGCGACGTCATCTGGCACGCCTTCCTGCCCGCGCTGACGATCGTGGTCACCTCCATCGGGGGTTGGATCCTGACCATGCGCAACACGATGATCACGACGCTCGCCGAGGACTACGTGAAGATGGCGCGGGCGAAGGGGCTGTCGCCGATTCGCATCATGCTGATGTACGCCGGGCGGAACGCCATCCTGCCCAACCTGACAGGCTTCGCCATGTCGCTGGGCTTCGTCATCAGCGGCGCCATCCTGGTCGAGATCGTCTTCAACTATCCCGGCCTGGGCTTCATGCTCCTCCAGGCGGTCAACAACGAGGACTTCGCGCTGATGCAGGCCCTGTTCCTGCTCATCACCGTGGCCGTGCTCGTGGCCGTGCTCGCCGCTGACATGCTGACCGCCTGGCTCGACCCGCGGACCCGCGAGGCGGCGTAG